In Thermodesulfovibrionales bacterium, a single window of DNA contains:
- a CDS encoding IS1634 family transposase, with protein MAHLHKKMKSGRPYYYIREIQRVNGKPTVVNQVYLGSPERILELFTTDQKGTLTSLSSREFGALFIFNEIDKEVGFTEIVDSVVPAKGNEERPTVGEYCYYAVLNRIIEPLSKLRLPEWYKKTDIQHIRPVAIERLNSKAFWDKWDKVDEGSVKEISQRFFRKVREIVPVSADCFLFDTTNYYTYLSSKTESDLAVRGKNKDGKHHLRQLGLALLVERSWNIPVYYRLYPGNRHDSKVLHESIEELFREICSWGKTKERLTVVFDKGMNSEDNVEYIDENQRVHFITSYSPFFAEDLAGKDLKHFSPLSIPKNQDLRERGEEGEQILAYRNTGQYWGKDRAVVVTYNPRTHRKKKMDFEQKLNSVREELLLYRRNYREQRPHWKDEESIRERYYRLCEDLHIGSQYYEISFASGEMSFRQHQYQIKIAMDRFGKNIIITDNIDWSTEEIYLAYNERSKIERQFRKSKSPFSIAVTPQYHWTDSKIRLHILTCVVAMVYFSIFRNKLKTAGINLSAEDVLKELRELRTALYMAKGSKKLNRRLEDLTKTQSEVLKIFGYAVKDGWILQNSKL; from the coding sequence ATGGCTCACTTGCATAAGAAGATGAAATCGGGAAGACCCTATTATTACATCCGCGAGATTCAGCGCGTTAACGGCAAGCCTACTGTCGTGAACCAGGTGTACCTCGGCTCACCCGAAAGGATCCTCGAGCTGTTTACAACGGATCAGAAGGGGACATTGACATCGCTTTCGTCCCGAGAGTTTGGCGCTCTGTTTATCTTCAACGAAATCGACAAGGAGGTCGGGTTTACCGAGATCGTGGACTCGGTCGTTCCTGCCAAGGGCAATGAGGAAAGGCCCACGGTAGGGGAATACTGTTACTACGCTGTACTGAACAGGATCATTGAACCGTTAAGCAAACTGAGGCTTCCTGAATGGTACAAGAAGACCGACATTCAGCATATTCGCCCTGTCGCGATAGAGCGACTGAACTCCAAAGCCTTCTGGGACAAATGGGATAAGGTAGATGAGGGGTCGGTAAAAGAAATCTCGCAGAGGTTCTTTCGCAAAGTGAGGGAAATTGTTCCGGTGTCTGCGGATTGTTTTTTGTTTGATACGACGAATTATTACACCTATCTTTCAAGCAAAACAGAATCCGATCTAGCGGTCAGGGGAAAGAATAAGGACGGCAAACATCATCTGAGGCAATTGGGGCTAGCTCTTCTCGTAGAACGCTCTTGGAACATTCCGGTTTACTACCGTCTGTATCCGGGAAACAGGCACGACAGCAAGGTGTTGCATGAAAGTATCGAGGAGCTTTTTAGGGAGATCTGTTCTTGGGGAAAGACCAAGGAACGGTTGACCGTTGTCTTTGACAAGGGCATGAACTCAGAGGACAACGTTGAATATATCGATGAGAACCAGCGGGTCCATTTTATTACGAGCTACTCTCCCTTTTTCGCTGAGGATCTTGCAGGGAAAGATCTGAAACACTTCTCACCGTTATCGATACCGAAGAATCAGGACCTCAGGGAACGGGGAGAGGAAGGAGAACAAATCCTGGCATACAGAAACACCGGACAGTACTGGGGAAAAGATCGGGCGGTCGTGGTCACCTATAATCCGAGGACGCATCGGAAAAAGAAGATGGACTTCGAGCAGAAACTTAACAGCGTGAGGGAGGAACTTCTCCTGTACCGGAGAAACTATCGGGAACAGAGACCTCACTGGAAGGATGAGGAGTCCATACGGGAGAGGTACTATCGTCTTTGTGAGGATCTCCATATCGGTTCACAGTACTACGAGATTTCCTTTGCCAGCGGGGAGATGAGTTTCAGACAGCACCAGTATCAGATAAAGATCGCCATGGACCGCTTTGGAAAGAACATCATCATCACCGACAATATCGACTGGAGCACAGAAGAGATTTATCTGGCCTATAATGAGCGCAGTAAAATCGAAAGACAGTTCAGAAAGAGCAAATCACCCTTCAGCATAGCAGTGACCCCTCAATACCACTGGACAGATTCCAAGATACGGCTTCATATCCTGACCTGCGTGGTGGCTATGGTTTACTTCAGCATCTTCAGAAACAAGCTCAAGACAGCAGGGATAAACCTTTCCGCTGAGGACGTACTGAAGGAATTGAGGGAGCTGAGGACAGCTCTCTATATGGCCAAGGGCAGCAAAAAACTTAACAGGCGTCTTGAAGACCTAACGAAGACCCAATCCGAAGTCCTAAAGATCTTTGGATATGCAGTAAAGGACGGTTGGATCTTACAAAATTCAAAGCTGTAA
- a CDS encoding DUF2283 domain-containing protein, protein MKIRYFTDTDTALIEFSNVAVVETKEISENLYIDLDEKGNLVSMTIEHAREKAGLSEVSFLQMEKTNA, encoded by the coding sequence ATGAAGATTCGTTATTTCACAGATACGGACACAGCCTTGATTGAGTTTTCAAATGTTGCTGTTGTTGAAACAAAGGAAATATCCGAGAATCTTTATATCGATTTGGATGAGAAGGGCAATCTTGTAAGCATGACCATCGAACATGCGAGAGAGAAGGCGGGTCTCTCCGAAGTTTCTTTTCTACAAATGGAAAAAACAAACGCCTAA
- a CDS encoding DUF2283 domain-containing protein: MKVHYDKEVDAIYIKLGSQKPDGVIEISEGVNLDTTSEDKIVGIEILHASKKMNIKTILSYELELDNKLLQKTA; the protein is encoded by the coding sequence ATGAAAGTGCATTACGATAAAGAAGTTGATGCTATCTATATTAAATTGGGGTCTCAAAAGCCAGACGGGGTAATTGAAATTTCTGAAGGTGTCAATTTGGATACAACTTCTGAAGATAAAATAGTCGGCATCGAAATACTTCATGCTTCCAAGAAAATGAATATCAAGACAATTCTCTCATATGAACTTGAACTCGACAATAAATTATTACAAAAGACAGCATAA
- a CDS encoding DUF4258 domain-containing protein, which yields MEIKFSRHAKRRAKLYGIPESTVAAILAKMNLSQGEHEIIKDIGQKYPLKIVVSVKKDTLSVITNYPLKKGRKK from the coding sequence ATGGAGATAAAATTTTCACGACATGCTAAGCGACGGGCGAAACTCTATGGAATTCCTGAATCCACGGTAGCTGCTATTTTGGCAAAAATGAACTTGTCTCAGGGCGAACATGAAATTATCAAAGATATAGGGCAAAAGTATCCTTTGAAAATTGTTGTCTCCGTCAAAAAGGATACTTTGTCAGTCATAACAAATTATCCTTTGAAGAAAGGAAGGAAAAAATGA